From the genome of Nitrospirota bacterium:
AAGCCAGATAAAAGGAGAATCAAAGCTGGAGATTTCAATTCATGAGGGAGAATTTAAATAGCGGAGGAGTCTAAAGGAAAACTGAGGCGTTATTGGCCTTAACAAGGTTGATAAACGCTTCCGGCGGAACCGCGGGACTAAACAAAAATCCCTGGAATTCGTCACAGGCGTGACTTTTTAAGAAGGCGAGTTGATCGGCGGTTTCCACCGCTTCAGCGATGACTTTGAGTTTTAAGCTTTTGGCCATGGCAATGATCGCCCACGCGATGGCCGCGTCGTCAGGGTTGGTGGTCACTTCCATCACAAATGAGCGGTCAATTTTTAAGGAATTGATCGGAAACCGCTTAAGGTAACTGAGGGATGAATAACCGGTTCCGAAATCATCGATTGAAATATCGATTCCCATATCGTGCAATTTATTCAGATTGATTATGGTTTCTTCCTTTTGATGCATCAAGACACTCTCCGTTAACTCCAATTCAAGATATTGCGGAGCGAGATCCGTCTCCTTCAGAATATTCCTTATTTTTTCAACCATCCCGGGGAGTTGAAAATAGAGCGCGGTGACGTTTGTAGCCACGCGTATCGGGGGCAACCCCGTCTCCTGCCAGGCTTTGTTTTGCGCGCAGGCCGTTTGTATGACCCATTCACTCATCGGAATAATCAACCCTGTTTCTTCGGCCAGAGGAATGAACGTTCCGGGCGGAATTATTCCTAACACAGGATGCTTCCAACGGATCAACGCCTCGGCGCCGGTTATCCGGCCGGTTTGGCAATCCAGAACCGGTTGATAATATAAAACAAATTCTTTCCGATCAATGGCGTGGCGAAGTTGATTTTCTAAAACCAGTTTGTCTGAGGAGTCCGAGCTCATTTCCTGCGAGAAAAACTGAAAATTATTTCTTCCCCTTTCTTTGGCCCGGTACATGGCGGTATCGGCGTGTCTGAGGAGAATTTCTTCGGTCTCCCCGTCGTGAGGAAAAAGACTGACTCCGACACTGGCCGTTATAAAACATTCGTGGCCGCCCACCTCAAAAGGTTTCGCAAGCCCTTCTACGATCTTTTGGCAGAGTTTTCTCGCGTCTTTCACCCTGGCAAGATTTTCAAAAATAAGGGTGAATTCATCTCCTCCCCAGCGGGAAACCGTATCGCTAATTCTGACATTGCTCTTCAACCTTTGGGCCACCGCCTGAATCGCCACATCCCCCAGCGTATGACCCAGGGTGTCATTAATCCGTTTAAAACGGTCTAAATCGATAAAAACAACGGCAACTGATTTCAGGCTTCGTTTAGCGTTGGCAATGGCGTTAGCCAGGCGGTCTGAAAAAATCGTTCTGTTGGGGATTTGGGTCAGGGGATCGTGGGTCGCCATAAAACTCATCCGCTCTTTGGCTCTTTTTCTTTCCACAATCCGTCCCAGCTGGGTTCCGATATGCGTCATGGCTTCCAACACCGATTCATCCGGGGACACCTTTTCTCTGGAAAAGAATTCCAATACCGCCACAACCTCTTGCTCAACCAACAAGGGGAACGCAAAACAGGTTTTAATTCCCGAGGCCTCCGCAGACAGACCCCGGGGAAATTGATTCAAAGGCAAGGGTAGAACCATCCATAGAGGAGCTCTATCTTCCAGAACTTTTCCCGGCAGCCCTTCCCCCGGTCTGAGGATGGTGTTTTCGGTCATCCGGCGGAATCCGGTGAATTGCAAAGGGTTGTCAAAATGCCAAATATTAGATGGGATCATCACGTTGCCACCGTTGTCGTTTTTGGTTAAATAAACATGGCCCATGGGCCAGCCGGTATGCTGACAGACCGCATCCACACAGATTTGCAAGGCTTCTTCAAGGGACGCAGATTCATTTGCCGCAACGGTAATGATATATAAAAGCTGGACGAAGGAATTTTTCTCTTTGATCACCTTTTCTGATTTTTTACGATTGGTAATATCTCTCGCAATCGCCGTGAAAAACGATTGCCCTGCGATTTTCCATCTACCCAGAGATAGTTCCACCGGAAATTCGGTCTGATCTTTTCTCATCGCGGTCGTTTCAATGACCTTACCGCTCCTGCGCGCCTTTTTAGTAAAAAGATGTTTTTCCAAGATAATCGCCCGGCTTCCCCTAAGTCGTTCGGAAATCAAGATATCGTAATATTTCCCGACAATTTCCTCTGAAGAATAACCTGAAAGGCGCACGGCCTCATCATTGACATAAACAACTTTACCGGAAAGGTCTGTTGAAATAATGGCATCCCTGGCAGTTTGGGAGATGGACCGAAATTTCCCTTCGCTCTCTTTCAACTCCACCGTCATCTTCATTGCCAGCTCTTCAGCCCGGGCTTGAGAATTGGCCGCTGACCAGGTCATGCCAAAGACCAGAAAGCTGATTATCGTGCCCGACAGTAAAATAAAAAGAGGGAACCTTGCTTCTAGCCCGGTATTAAAATCAGAAGGGGTTGAAAAATAGATCAGCCACTCTTCCCCGGCAACACCCAGAAAAACAGTCTTTTGATAGCGGCGTTGATAAAGAGGGTCACTCATATGCAAGACACCGTCCCGATCATAGAAGAAACGGGCGCTGTCAAGATTTAAGTTCCGGGAAGGCTCTTTTTCAACAGGACCGTTGTCATAGATTTCAAAATCGACTTCCCGGCTGTTATTCTCCTCGAAAATCGACCCCATCATATTGTCAACGGAAAGTGAAAAAGAAATAAAACCTAAAAGCGCGGCTCTTTTTTCGTCCCCGGTGCCGCGGGGCAAATCGTTTTTGAAGACTGGAATACGGATTGCAAACCCGGGTTTTTGGGTGATCTGCAAAGTTAATTTACCGGTCGCGGCGGCTTTTCCCGACGCGATGGCCCGGTCGAGCGCGGAGAGACGAACCAGGTCGCCGCCGAGATCGAAACCGAGTTTCCTTGTATTTTCTTTTTGAAAAGAGGTGGCATATAGTGTGGGAAAGTATTTTTCCCGGTTTCCTGCCGGATGGACCGTTAGCGTTTTGTTGTGGTAGATCTGTTGAATATGGGTTTCAAAATTCTTTTTTTCCTTTCCGGAGATAGTCCGGGCAAACGTCACATCCACAATTCCCGGAAGCCGACGTTCCAAATCAAGAGATTGGATATACCGGTTCCATTGTTCCAGGCTGATATCACCGGATACTCTAAACAATCCCCGGAGGTCGTAGAGGGTATCGATATAATCCTGGATATGGAGGTCAATTAAACGAGTGGTCTGATTCACCTGGTCCTCAAAAATGGCCCTCGATTCCTTTTCGATTTTTTGACGGGTATAAAACCAGGCCAAGATTGTTACAGCAAAGAAAAGCAAGAAGGCCGCGAAGGCAAGCTGTCTTGGTTTTAAGAGCCCGCCAAACCTTTTCAAAGAGGATGACTTTTTGAACGACTTTGTCATGGGTTATGTGTTTAAATAAAGCTTTCTTGTCATGAGGGTTATACTTAAGCGTAACATTGTTTCAGGTTTAGTCAATGCCGCCAAATCGATTTAATTTGAATCACCGGCAATCAAAAAAAGGATTAAAACTATGAAGGGAACCTATTTAAAATTTTACGTCCAGGAGTTTAGAAAACACCATGGGATCCTGCTTTATGAA
Proteins encoded in this window:
- a CDS encoding EAL domain-containing protein, which gives rise to MAWFYTRQKIEKESRAIFEDQVNQTTRLIDLHIQDYIDTLYDLRGLFRVSGDISLEQWNRYIQSLDLERRLPGIVDVTFARTISGKEKKNFETHIQQIYHNKTLTVHPAGNREKYFPTLYATSFQKENTRKLGFDLGGDLVRLSALDRAIASGKAAATGKLTLQITQKPGFAIRIPVFKNDLPRGTGDEKRAALLGFISFSLSVDNMMGSIFEENNSREVDFEIYDNGPVEKEPSRNLNLDSARFFYDRDGVLHMSDPLYQRRYQKTVFLGVAGEEWLIYFSTPSDFNTGLEARFPLFILLSGTIISFLVFGMTWSAANSQARAEELAMKMTVELKESEGKFRSISQTARDAIISTDLSGKVVYVNDEAVRLSGYSSEEIVGKYYDILISERLRGSRAIILEKHLFTKKARRSGKVIETTAMRKDQTEFPVELSLGRWKIAGQSFFTAIARDITNRKKSEKVIKEKNSFVQLLYIITVAANESASLEEALQICVDAVCQHTGWPMGHVYLTKNDNGGNVMIPSNIWHFDNPLQFTGFRRMTENTILRPGEGLPGKVLEDRAPLWMVLPLPLNQFPRGLSAEASGIKTCFAFPLLVEQEVVAVLEFFSREKVSPDESVLEAMTHIGTQLGRIVERKRAKERMSFMATHDPLTQIPNRTIFSDRLANAIANAKRSLKSVAVVFIDLDRFKRINDTLGHTLGDVAIQAVAQRLKSNVRISDTVSRWGGDEFTLIFENLARVKDARKLCQKIVEGLAKPFEVGGHECFITASVGVSLFPHDGETEEILLRHADTAMYRAKERGRNNFQFFSQEMSSDSSDKLVLENQLRHAIDRKEFVLYYQPVLDCQTGRITGAEALIRWKHPVLGIIPPGTFIPLAEETGLIIPMSEWVIQTACAQNKAWQETGLPPIRVATNVTALYFQLPGMVEKIRNILKETDLAPQYLELELTESVLMHQKEETIINLNKLHDMGIDISIDDFGTGYSSLSYLKRFPINSLKIDRSFVMEVTTNPDDAAIAWAIIAMAKSLKLKVIAEAVETADQLAFLKSHACDEFQGFLFSPAVPPEAFINLVKANNASVFL